The following nucleotide sequence is from Lacinutrix sp. Hel_I_90.
AAAGATTCCTACGGTATTCGATTATAATCGAAACTCCTGGGAATGACACTAGTTTCCGTAATGAGGGATGTCTTGTAAGAAATCATATTTCTCAGTCTCAAAATCCATCTTACAATAATAGTGATTTAATCCATTAGTTACCATCAAATAATTGGCATTCAAAGCTAAATTATAGCGTGCAACTTGGTCAAAAGTATCTTGATTTATTTTTATTTTTGGTGCTTTACATTCTACTATGATATGAATACTACCGTTTGGATTAAAAACGACAATATCATATCGCTTTTTTAAATCATTGATTTTAAGTTCTTTTTCAACGTTAATTAGCGATTTCGGATAGTTTTTTTCTTCAATTAAATAATTGACGCAATGTTGACGCACCCATTCTTCGGGTTGTAAAATCACGAATTTTTTACGAATAGCATCGAATATAGATACTTTATTTTCGCTATTTTTGAATCGGAACGAATATGTAGGGAAATTCAATTTTTGCACTACACAAATGTATAATTATAACGTCACTTCGAGGGAATTTTAATAAAGAAATATCGAGAAGTTTTTAGTAGTTCTCGAGACAATTCCGAAAATATTCGGAATCTCTTGAACTCAGGGCACAATACAATTTCAATTTTGGACGAAGTCAAACAACTAGTTACAGACATAAAAAACAAAAACCTAAAGCCTATTTATTTATTAATGGGAGAAGAAGCCTATTACATTGATAAGATTTCAGATTTTATTGAAG
It contains:
- a CDS encoding type I restriction enzyme HsdR N-terminal domain-containing protein, giving the protein MQKLNFPTYSFRFKNSENKVSIFDAIRKKFVILQPEEWVRQHCVNYLIEEKNYPKSLINVEKELKINDLKKRYDIVVFNPNGSIHIIVECKAPKIKINQDTFDQVARYNLALNANYLMVTNGLNHYYCKMDFETEKYDFLQDIPHYGN